The DNA sequence AGTATATTTCCATTCACAGAAGACGACATTGGGCATCTTTGCTTCGAAGCAACCTCACCACGAGTTTTTCTTCAGAAAGCTCGAACCTGGTTTGAGACGTGGCTTGACGAAGATGATGTTTCCAAAAACAACTTCGAAACTACACGAGTAACTGTCACTCAAGATTCGATAGACACCGCTATTCAGTCTGCCCTCAATCATTTTGAGTCCGAACAACGCAAGCAGTATGGATCAGAGATACCCAATGAACAAGATTTCTTCGGACGAATCAAGAATATCTTCAAGGACTTTCTGAAAGAATCTGACACCAATGTTATCTATGACAAGGCAAGTTGTGGCAAGTACGTGATGCCGCCGAACCTGATTATTAAACACCAGGAAAATAAAGAGTCCCTCTGTGTTGCCGTGATCAATAGCGTGGGCAATGCTTTTGCGGCACGTATAAGAAATCTGCGAAAGGTCGCAAAAAATAGAGATCAGTTTAATCACTTGATTGTAATCCGTGACCGACGATCTAAACAAATTGGAGCGAAGAGCCAAGAATATCTTGATGACGTGCAAGAGAACGGTGGTGCGTACGTTCAAGCTGAAATAGATGAGATCACATTGCTCAATGCGATTTATGACACAATTGTCGCCATCGAAGAGCATGACCTGTCGATTGGATCACATGAAATCGACAAGCGGCAGTTTGTCGAATATTTACGATCCAATAATGTATTCAGTCGGATGCAGCTTTTCCGTCAAGCTGGCCGTCTCTCAGAAATTATCGGTCATGCTACTAATGGAAATGGGGATGAGAAGACCGAAGACGATGAACTGTCTCATTTTGAAGGTTCTCATTTAAGTGCTCCGAAAGAACTTGCACCAATACCTTCCCCCACCGATAATTCACATCCTCCAAGGGCGAAAAAGGAACAAACACATAAATCAAGCGGTTTTCCTGTTAAAGTAGTTGTAGGTGATTCCAATCTCGCAAGCACTCACCTTGGGATAGTTGGACGATTACGGAATGACGGGCGGTGCCTTGGCCTCTCACTGACCAAACCACAATGTGCCGTCGTGCTGGGCTATATGGGATCAGGAAAGTCGTATGCCCTGGGGGTACTGATTGAGAATGCCCTTCTCAGCACGCCTACTCTTGTGCAACAATCTCGCCCCATGACCGCTGTGGCTTTCAACTTTAGACGGAATCCCGAGGCTCGCTTTGAATATGCTGGCTTTGGGCAGCCAAACACAGAGGCTAATGAAGTCCAGAAATTGATTTCCGAGTACGCCATTGACCCCGACAAAATCGGGACTGTCAATGTATTTGGCTACGAACCAGAGCTACTGCGACGAGCGGGCGATTACGAAGGACTTCCTACTTATCCGATTCAGTTTCGTTCCGATGAGCTCGGAGCAGATCACTGGGAAATTCTAATGAAACCCCCTAGTGCACAGTCCGAATACATGGCCATCGTCAGAGACATCATCCAAAAGCTATTTTATGAAGATCGGCTTACTTTCAAAAATCTAGAGAGGCACATTCTCACCGATGAGCGTCTTTCCAACGCACAGCGGCAACGGGCAAAGAACCGTCTCAGCTTTGCTGAACGCTGGATCGATGACGACCGAACTTACACATGGTCCGATGTCCTTCAAGCAGGATCGCTGAATATCTTTGATTTGCGAATGCAAACAATGGAAGCTTCGGAAGCCTTAAAGCTTTGTCTTGTGATTACGGACTTGGTGCGTCGGACCCGAAATGGTGTAAATAAACTCGTCGTTTTTGATGAAGCACACGAGTACGTGGACTGCAAGGAACTAGTTGGGGAGCTTGAGAACTCAATCACTCAAATCAGGCATGATGGCTTGTCATTTATCTTGGCATCTCAATTTCCTGAACGTATCCCCGAGCGAATTTTCAAGTATCTTTTGACTCGGTTCATCTTCAAATTACCGACTCAGAAAGCAATCAATTACGTCCGAAAAGCCGCACCGAATTTGGAATCTTTGTCTGCCCAGGGGGTTTCCAACCTCGATCTTGAACAAGGTATCTGCTTTATTCAGACCGACGACGATTGCAGCGATTCGATGTTGAAAGTACCGCAATTACTTGAAGTTCGACCAAGATGCACGCAGCATGGTGGAGCGACTCTCAGACAAAAGGGAAGTGAAGAAGAGAATTCCACAAACACAGAACACCATGAGGAACTCGTCGATGTGGAATTCGAAGAGGAAGTGGAACTCTGTCCGAAATGCGGGGAAACACTAATTCTTCGGCAGACCAAAAAAGGTCCGGCGATGGTCTGCGGAAGCTATCCAGCCTGCCGATATGCACGACGAGCTACTGAAAACTGATGCGTCTAAAGCCAAAGATAATCTGACAAATAAATTTAATGGGCAAATCCCAATAACCTAGAAGA is a window from the Gimesia benthica genome containing:
- a CDS encoding topoisomerase DNA-binding C4 zinc finger domain-containing protein: MARVQDNKHEERKMHSDDSDQHRQLLENDPPAFVDRVDTPWEQIPDLASYNGMAFKRISRDLNRLSTEQEAMRTSGASLPSSRGVLVLGEAGTGKTHLLMRLAQNLAKSNHILFVRRPNNEEAIAQHIWTNIVNSLTRTVGGGTRSQIDDLLGHVFSSVLIPEFESDIQKGIDVEQRQRWVNTLKQDPCNLFEMLGEGQKRSDNMRAIRRRTLRFLQINQPDVDQSIAHALITYCFVAREERRRILLTWLSGQDIDPEDAKSMGLPESWVTFNESSTDLSIQQQREEQALRAIQSLGILSTYYQPLILAFDQLEGLRDEERLTHRWGDIVKEIFTMAPNLLIVTCIFPSLWESWFGHVLDDAAKQRIAQRTLELEKFGQQHATALLETHLREHFTRYRLPTSIFPFTEDDIGHLCFEATSPRVFLQKARTWFETWLDEDDVSKNNFETTRVTVTQDSIDTAIQSALNHFESEQRKQYGSEIPNEQDFFGRIKNIFKDFLKESDTNVIYDKASCGKYVMPPNLIIKHQENKESLCVAVINSVGNAFAARIRNLRKVAKNRDQFNHLIVIRDRRSKQIGAKSQEYLDDVQENGGAYVQAEIDEITLLNAIYDTIVAIEEHDLSIGSHEIDKRQFVEYLRSNNVFSRMQLFRQAGRLSEIIGHATNGNGDEKTEDDELSHFEGSHLSAPKELAPIPSPTDNSHPPRAKKEQTHKSSGFPVKVVVGDSNLASTHLGIVGRLRNDGRCLGLSLTKPQCAVVLGYMGSGKSYALGVLIENALLSTPTLVQQSRPMTAVAFNFRRNPEARFEYAGFGQPNTEANEVQKLISEYAIDPDKIGTVNVFGYEPELLRRAGDYEGLPTYPIQFRSDELGADHWEILMKPPSAQSEYMAIVRDIIQKLFYEDRLTFKNLERHILTDERLSNAQRQRAKNRLSFAERWIDDDRTYTWSDVLQAGSLNIFDLRMQTMEASEALKLCLVITDLVRRTRNGVNKLVVFDEAHEYVDCKELVGELENSITQIRHDGLSFILASQFPERIPERIFKYLLTRFIFKLPTQKAINYVRKAAPNLESLSAQGVSNLDLEQGICFIQTDDDCSDSMLKVPQLLEVRPRCTQHGGATLRQKGSEEENSTNTEHHEELVDVEFEEEVELCPKCGETLILRQTKKGPAMVCGSYPACRYARRATEN